The window AATAGAAGCAGAAGCCAAGCAAATTCTCTCTGATGCTTTGACCCAACCAGATCAACCCCCATTAAATCTTGCCTTAGCCATTAAGCAAAGATTCTCTCAATTCGATGATTTTGAACTGCCCACGATTCCTAGAGAGCCTTTAAGAGAACCGCCTGATTTTCTCGATTTACATGATTGTACTTGATACTAATATTATCTCTGAACTCATGCGACCCCAGGGCAATGTAGAAGTCTATCAATGGGTCTCAAATCAACCGATCTCTAATCTTTTTACAACTACGATCACTCAAGCTGAAGTTCTCTATGGTATTGCTTTGTTGCCTTCTGGAAAACGCAAAAATGAACTCAGTCAAGCGGCTCAATTGATGTTCCAGGAAGAGTTTCCCGGGCGAATTTTACCCTTTGATGAAAAAGCAGCGATATCTTTTGCCCAAATTGCTACCCAAAGAAGACGAATGGGTAAGCCCATATCTCAAGCTGATGCTCAAATTGCTAGTATTT of the Roseofilum reptotaenium CS-1145 genome contains:
- a CDS encoding type II toxin-antitoxin system VapC family toxin, with protein sequence MIVLDTNIISELMRPQGNVEVYQWVSNQPISNLFTTTITQAEVLYGIALLPSGKRKNELSQAAQLMFQEEFPGRILPFDEKAAISFAQIATQRRRMGKPISQADAQIASICNSFDILPARRFALDGDSLSIQAVSNNDNCLNSR
- a CDS encoding FitA-like ribbon-helix-helix domain-containing protein, producing MTSITIDNFDDDLGTLLQERAKLNGRSIEAEAKQILSDALTQPDQPPLNLALAIKQRFSQFDDFELPTIPREPLREPPDFLDLHDCT